The nucleotide sequence GAGGATGTGGGCAGGAGATTGGGGACATCAGCAGTACGGAGGCTTGGTACCTGTTATATGGTCTGGGTCCTTGGTGACTTCGATAGCATAGTAGGCGGGAAAAATGCCCCGGTCCCCTGTCCGCATGTTGTAGGCCTCGTACCAATAATCTTCCGCTTGCACTTCCACCAGCAAAGGGTCGtccacctccagctccagctcgTCCGCGTGGCGAGGCACAAACCTGGGCAGGGGGTCAGTAGCGCTGtgtctgctggcagctctggtgGCATGCTCACCGACACGCTGCTGGGGCAAGGGCAGTGCGAGGCCTGCAGCCGGCACAACTGGGGAGCAGGTGTAAGGAGCCAAGATCTGATGTGCTAAATAGAGACCTGAGCGGGTTTAGGCTTAAAAGTAGATGGCACCTGGCACTAACGCAGGGAATCCCCTATGGCATCCCCCATGTGGCTCCCAGTGGTCCTGGGTGCCCTGGGAGGTCTCTCACCCTTGGGCAGATGTTGCCCAGCCAGTGCCTGGCTCCCTCTGGACCTGCTACCAGCCTAAAGGCTGTGGTTTAGTTCACAGGCTTCCCATGCTGGAAACTCCATCGTTTGGGTAGGACCTGAGTGCCCCGCACTCACCTGAAGACAGCGCGGTGggtctgctcctgctcctcGCCATTGATCATGCAGGAGAACAACCCAAAGGACTCGGCACCTAGGGAAGAAGGTAGAGGGGCACGTTGCAGCTTTGAGGGGTCAGCACCACACACAAGGACAAGACCCTCAGCTCACGCCTCATGGCCTTAGCTCAGGTCATGCTGGCTTGGCCATACCTCACactagacaaaaaaaacccaacagcttGATGACTCCAGCTACCCCTGCCTACAGCTCACAAGGCTTTTCTAGCCCACCCCTCCCTAACCACAAGGAAAGAGGTGACAGGCTGTGGAACCAATGCGTGCCGGAGTTCCTCTACCTTGTTGGAGGCCCTGCAGGGCACCCTGGGCTGGGCAAGCTGGTACCAGGGCCAAGCAAGGCTGCCTAGGGATGCAGTCCCCAGCCCACATTCTCCCCCCGCCCAGCACTCACTGGAGGAGCGTGCCCGGCCACTCATGAAGACGTTGAGGAACTTCTTGGAGAAGTGGATGTCTGCCTCGGGGGTGGAGTCCTCGGAGAGGCAGACCGACTCACGCTTCAGCGCGTCCTCCTCATACTCCTCGCCAATGGCTGACTCGTAGGGTGAGGAGACGCAGTTGTCGTAGACGGTAGCTGAGTCGCTCTCGTCACTGTAGCCCGAGTAGCACTGCTTGAGACTgaccagctccagctgcacatTCTCATCCACCACCAGCGTGTACTTGACTGAGTCGTAGGAGAGGGCGCTGGTGTCTGAGCTCACGGATGCCCTCTGAAGGCTATGGCCTGGCCGGTAGCCACTGCTCCCACCACCACAGGAGGCCCGGGGCAGGCTCGTCTTGTCAGGGGAGGACATGTAGTCCAGCACCTCATCCTCCTCACTGATGGAGGGGTTGGTTTTCCCAGCCAGAGCTGAGTAGCTGGAGGTGTCGATGTCAGAGCTGATAGACATGCGGTTCTCACTGGACTGTGACAGGAACGGCTTTTCGGTCTCCAGCGGGTCCGAGTTCTTCTGCACGGGTGTCAGGTAGATCTCCTCGGTGGCCTCCAGCCTCACGTCCGTCTGGTAGCGGATGCGGTCCCGGTGGGCCTCGGGTGCCCTCGACGTCACCACCACCACACTGGCGCCGTGGGGCGGAGGTCGGCTGGCAGCCTGGTGCTTCTCGGGGGGCCGGGATGAAGCAACACAGGCGGGTGCCATCTGGGTGGCTGCTGTGCGCCGGCATGGGCTCTCCGTGGACGTGCCCCGGTCTTTGGTGGAGGTTGTGCTGTTTTGGTGATTGACCTCATCGCTCAGGCAAACGTGGTCATGGGGAGGGGTCTGCTCACCTGCGGGGAGGAGAGCAGTATTGGCATTCCCACCGATAGGGATGCCCCAGGCTCAAGCTGGATACACGCTCACTGGGGACATTTTCCCAACCTTCTGCTTCAGAAAGGCTTGCCCCGGGCCCTGAGCCAGAGATTGACTCCTAGGAGTTACCAAAGGGTGCAAGGGGCTGCTCTTGGCCACCAGCTCCACAACTCACCTGTCTTCAGAGGGGACGATGACCGGGACACCCGCTCCTGCCAACTGTGCTTTTTCCCCAGAGAGTTGTTATTCAGGGTGTCCTGGGGAGGAGAACAAAGCCGCCTTGTCACCCCAGCAGTAAACAGTACGTGGCGCCTGTCCCTGCCCTCCCCACAGCGATGCGCAGCAGCCAGAGGCATCATGGTCCAAGAGCAATGCCTAGGACCGCCCAAGCGCTTCCTCAGAGTCACAGTGACCATCCTAAAATGCAGCCAGGGCATACTTTGCTCCCAGACTTTGCAGAGGGCTCTGGGGGCAGCACACGGCTTTGTCCCCCTGCAGCAGTGGCATTTTCCGTGCTGCTAGTTTTTGCTTAAGCACCAAGCTTGGGATTCTTGGGGTTTTCTCCTACAGCcatcaaaagcagcacaggagctgccctgctgtccccatcaACACAAAGCAATTCTTTGCCTTAAAGCCCACTAAGATCCATGGGGTACCCTGCTCCATCCTGGCGCACGTGGACTCCGTGTTCCTGCTGCCAGCCTTATCAGACCCTGTGTGGGAAAGCTCCTGTCCCCCAAGTCCTCAGCACAGACCATGCCCATGGCTCCCAGTGTGGCCCCGCAGCCTCCACCATCCCCTGCAAGGGCACCATcaactccccctccccagcccgcCATCTACACAACCCACACACCCCAAAAATACCTCTCCGCAGGTCTGGACGCTGGTTGGGACCAGCTGCCCGGGGGGTGCCTTTGCTGTCCCCGTCCCCCCAGCTGGATGTGGCTCCCACGTGCCACCGGCTCCTCGGGGTCCCTGCGCAGGGTGGGACAAGGCTGCCTGCTGTCCCCTTGTCCATTATGCTCCAGCAGGctcccccccacctccccatccctgctgcctttGTCCCCGGTGCCAGCTGCCCGGCAGGCATCCTCCTGGCTCcgtgccctcctcctcctcctcctcccacccatGGCCTCAGGCAGAGCTGACATCAGCTGCAGGTTCCAGGCTGGTGACACCCAGCTCCGACTACGCCCCATCTGTCACCCGCAGGGACACCTGCCTCTAGCTTCAAGCCCCTCAGCTGTACGTCACCGCCATGAAAATCCTCCTACTTGGCAAGAGAAGCCACTGCTgaaggcaggaggaaggcaAAAATAGCCCCGTGCGCAGCACACCTAGTGTAGGTCTGCAAGGTTTGCAGGAGAGATGGGGCAAAGGGACTCCAGCTAGGAGAGTCAGCATGCGTGGCACTCCAGTGTCACCCTCCTGAGgacagccccactgctgcttctcagaaaaCGCTCCATCCGAAACCTCCTGCAAGCCCTGAGAGCAAGCAAGACAACAGAAGCCTGGTCCTCCTCACCACCATTTTGGGCATTGTGATCGTCGCTGCGATTTTGCACGGGGCGCTGACATTGATGCGTCCCTTGCCGGGTGTCACCGCTCAGGAGCGGGGCCCCAGTCCCACCGCCGGGCACACAGGGCTGCGTCACCGGCCCGTCCCAGGCTGCAGCCGGAGCGCTGCCAGCCCCTGATCTGGGACGCGGTGCTGGGGCGGATGGCTCATTCACGCGTTCAGGATGTCACGCCTCATTAGCTCCTCGTCCCCACTAAGGTCCCTTCCTCGCTCCCAGCCGCCTTACCCTGGCCTCACGGGCTCGGGGCGGGCACAGCTCACCCTCGAGCCTCCCCGCGCTCGGGGGGGGCTCGGCTCAGCAGGGAACGAGCGCATCTCCCCCCGCATCCCTCCACGCCTCCGACCACGCACCCATCCCAGGCAGAAGCCCCCGGTGCCGGGAGCGGTCCCCGGGCCGGCGCTCACCTGGCTGCGAGGCACCTGCGGGAAGAGGTTGAGCGTGGTGGGGCGCTTGGGCCGGTAGCTGTCGGTGCTGGCGGGCGGAGGCTCCTTTTGCAGGGGCTCGGGCGCCGTCTGCTCCTCGGCCGGCGCGTCCCCGGCGGCGTCGATGAGGTCGAGCTGCAGCATCTCGGCCTGCAGCCGGCCtccctccccgccgcccgccgcccgcgccgcgccgcccgcccggcTCACGCGGCCCTGCCGGGATCAGCGGCGCGGTCAGCAGGCGgggcgggacgggacgggacggggcgGCCGGTCGCAGCCTTTTAAAGGCGCAGGGATGCGCCCCGCGGCCCTCCCCGCCGCTCCCTGACACTCCCCCTCCAACCAAGCCCTCCCCACCAACGCGCCTCTTCTCGGACATCGCGGGCCCCGCTGGGCTGTGGGTCTGCGCTTCTCGTGGCCTTTAACAAGGAAACAGAGGCATAGGaaaaggaggggggggaaaTTCCAGCTGGCTGATACCTAGCTAAGGTGGACTTATGcgaggcagctgctgcccaccagcccAGCCTGTTAGTGGGGCTGCCTTGGTGATCCTGTCTCACCAAAGCAAGCACTGGGAAAACTCAGAGGAAGAAAGTCCCGGAAGGATGCAGAACAGCAAAAGAGTTTGAGCAACATAGACCATAGGAGCAGTACTCCATTCAGGATTCAATAGCTAAGAAGAAACTACAACCGCTGCTGGTGCGTGTTAATGGGCTGTAGCACAACAGGCGGTGCTGCGGCCCTGGGCACGGATGGAAGCCACTTGATTCTCTCCAAGGGAAAGGCCTCGCACTCTGAAGGTGCTGGGAAGGAGAGGCAGGGACAGAGGAGGCTGTTTAAAAGCACCCTAAGCACACAGCCgttgtgctgctgtgtgtcagCCCGGCTCTGCTCCGTGCAGTGGGATCCCAGAGCAGCTGGGTGGCTGGCACTGAGCCACCACGCTGCTGCCATCAGCCTCCGGGTCAGGCGGCTGCAGCTGGTGCAGGTCGCACCGAGGCAGGGGGGAAGCCTAGGGCTCCTGAAGTGCTACTCTGCTGTAAAACCAAAAGGATTTGTTCTTCCCATGGCTGGCTCAAGACTTTTTGTGCATCCAGCAGAGGCCCAGAGCATGAAGGTTTAATACAGGCATACCCCAGCTCTTTTCCCTTGGGGACTCCTCTTGACATTCCcaagaaggttttttttgtttgttttttttgcttcccatttttcatttctgcatcaaACGGTTTCAGCAGCTCCCACAACACAAACAGCACAACGAGCCCTAGCGACTGGCAGCCTACTATTCAGCCTTGCAGTAATCAGAGGTAAGGCACCCTGTGCTTCAAGACAAACAGAACAAGGCCAAACCCAAAGCCAAGACCTTGTGCTTGTGCTTCACGACCTGCCTTGCTGCACCCCGCCTTGGAGGAGCCAGCCGCGCCTTGCAGGCTGTGTGTTGGAGCCACTATTTCTGGAGATCTGCTAAAATAGCCCATGATGAAGTCATCATTGCTTTTCCAGgatccaacaaaaaaaaaaaaaaaaaaaaaaaaaaaaaaaaaaccaacaccaaaaaaatcccacccCAAACCCTCCGTTGAGGTACTGTCTTCTGAGAGGGTATTCTGCTGCTGGGCTTCTCTGCCTGCCCGCCCCCATCCAGCAGCTGCCTTCTCCAGCCCCTTCCTTGTTTGCAGGGGACCTCTCACTGAGGATTTGGGTTAGCTCCTGCCCTTAGCAGAGGCCACATCCCCGTGGGATGCAGTGCTGAGGTTATTCCCAGTTTCCCAGTCTCTGCACAAGACATGCAGCCAAAACACTCCCCTGGGCCTGGCCGCTTCCAGCAGCCACCAGCATCAGGCTCTCGTCTCGTGAGACCCATCCTCTCCAGCTCTGAGAGCACCCAGCTCTCCCCACCCATGtttcaggctgaagagccctCTCACTGCCACTGCTTTCGGTTCTTCTCCTCCTCGGGCAATCCCTCACATCCCGTGCAAGccatttgtatgtatttttagcAGCTATTTTCTGAGTGTGTAGGCTCCTGTGTTTAGGATCAGCTCACTGTGTCCCTGCAACCAGCAGACCCAGGGCGTCCTACAGTGGGCGCTGGGCAAGGCGCAAGGCTCAGTGCCAGTGCCCCAACCACCCCTGCCATGGCACAGGGCTCTGCTTCACAGCATGGGGACACAGAAACTCCTTGACAAACCCCGCCACGTAAGGATTCCATTGTAAATGGGCAACACGGTGCATTTTTCTTGCCCTCATTCCAGGAGAGGGTTCCAGCCCCTGTCCTAACAGGCCTGGCAGACCATAGAGCAGCAGCCCTCCTCCAGCAccagcctctccctgccccaggaAGGTCCCATATTAGAGGTTGCAGGAGCCCACCACTGCCTCCCTGAGAACGGGTCTCACCACACCTCCCTGCTCACTACCAGCACAAAACTCACGGGCACAAAGCAGAACCCCCATCTTGTCCCCGTCCCAGCGCATGCACTTACCCGGGCGGCCAGGCTCTCCTTGCAGTGCAGGCTGATGCCACACTCATCGGTGATCTCGGAGAGGTCTTCATCCTCAAACTCCTCGAGACTGATGTCGTGGGTGAGCCTTTGGGGAGCAGAGACGGCTGTCACACACAGCACACGTGGGGTGGgatgcaggcagggagcagcaacAAGCCCCCTAGGAGGGGCTCTCGGGGTCTTTACAGGGAAGAAGGACCAGGAAGCGGGATGCTTCTGGAGAGGAGAGCTGGGGGAtggcagggcacagctggaAGGCGAACCCACCAGGACATGAAGATTGCACTGAGACCCGCATCCCTTGCACGTACCTACCTGCTGGCTGTGGCACGAAGCAGTGTGTGGATCCTCACAAGGGGGCTCAAGGGCTGTCCCAGCCAAGGTGCTCCCCAGTACAGAGGGCAGGGAGCTCCCTCTGTGCCAGATTCCCTCCCCGGCTTGGCTGCAGCATCCCCGCAGCCAttggtgctgctcagcaccccAGTGAGCCCCTGAAGGCTCCCTTACAGCCTCACTCATTCTTTATGTCCCTTTGGAAAGTTTGCAGAGATTTCCTTTTAGCGGCTGCGATTGTGCTGACTGCCCTGCTCCTCACGTGCTCACTTGCGTCCCCAGGGAGCTCCTGGCTCCTGtgcattaaaacattttttcattgtaCTACCGCAATGCTCCTCGTGCTTGTTCCAGGGAGGAAAACACAAGAACCTAGCCAAAGAGTCCTCTGTCTGCCACGGCAGCCCCCCTGCAGGGCTGCGAGGGATGGAGGTGTCCCCAGGAGATGTAGCAGGGCCACATTAGGAGGGTCCCACAtcccccactgctgctgcctgcagagacGCAGAGCAGGAGGCTCTCAGCACAGCCTTCAATGCACAGATTGATTTCTTCTCCTGTTACAAGGGTCACCGGTGTCATTACCATCCGCTCATTACCTCTGCCCACCGCGGGCCCCAGCGCAGGGCACGGCCCTGCCTCAGGGACGAGGAGATGCTGTGTGGGCAGCCAGCACCATCCTCGCCCGCACCCACCAGCAGAAGGGACCCCCGTGTGCAGCCCTTTTCTCCCCACGCTGCGTGCTGGCAGCTCTCTCCTCCCGCCCCGCTGACAAATCCCGCACATTCCCGCGcccacagctcctgcacagccGGGGGAACTTTGGGCTGCACTCAGTGCTGAGTTTGCTGCTGCCCTGAGGCACCGCTCGGGGCAGAGGGCGATGTGCCCACAAATGAGGGGCTGCCCTCATTCCCATGCACGGCCCTGGGGACAGCCCCCCACCCCGGCCCCACCAGTCCCCTACCATTTCTCCCAGTGGTCTTCCAGCCAGCTCTCCTCCTCTGTGCTCGACTCCATGCTCGGGGGCAGCTGCATTGAGGAGGACCCTTCCCCAAAGGGCACGCTCCCACCCTGAGGCAGTCCCCAACCCGTGGTGAGGAGAGGATGAGCACTGGGTGCCCGCTGCCCCAGCGCAGTCTATGGCTGCTGGCGCTGCTCTGTCTCCTCACTGCGCAACCTGGGCAAGCtcattaaaaatagatggaaTCAGCTGTcctggagggggaaaaaaaataaaaaataacctCCCCAGCTGAGCTGATGCCAAgtccctgctctctgctggggATGCTGACTGCCTCCgcctgccagccagccagcccgGCTCCTGGGAGAGCTCCAGCGACCGGTCCCCATGCCCACAGTGGGCATCTGGTTACCCAGTGCCGGTGCCCATTCCGCCCGCTCCTTCCCCCTGCCCTTGCTGCACCGAGCCAGGGGAAGGAGAGGTCCTTGCCAAGCCCCCCAGTTCGGTGCTGCTGGTGGGTTTTACTCGCTGTGCTGAATTTGGTGCCTCTCAGCTCCCAGATAGTGGCACCCTGGGCTCCATCTTCCATATCAGCTCTGCCCAGGGGCAGCTTCTCTCTTCAAATCCTCCTGGCTCAATGGAGTTAATTAAAGAAATCTCTGTCTCTGTGTTACTCTGCCCTTTCCTCATCTCACAGGGATGCTCTAAGACTTCCTGAGGGAGGTGATGAAGACTCTCCTTCATTGGCCTCCATGGGGAACACCCGCACCTTTCTCTCCTGCCCCTGAAAGAGGCTGAAAACACCAGCAAGGCAAAGCAGCTTTCACTCTTATCAGCTCCATCACAGCCTGCAAAACCCTGAGCAGGCCTAACGGGGTCCAGTGCCCGCAGGAGCTGCAGGGGTCCTCCTGAAGGTGCATCCCATCCACTCTCAAACACCTGTGACAAGGATGGCATCCCCCCATCTACCATCCAAAAATGGCAAGTGTGTGAGTAGCCCTGTCTACAGGGTTTGGGTGCAGGAGGAGCATGGCTTtaactgcagcaacagcaggagAGTGATAATGGGAGTGCAGTCTACATCCCCCTCACAGGCAGGGGGTATTTACTGCATCACCCCCGTGGCTGCTGCCCCTGAGGCACTCAGCTCTCCactctgcttcccagctccaGCCAGCTTGCTTTACAGCAGGCcccaggcaggaggaggaggaggaagaggagtaCGAGGAGGAGCTGTGCACGCCCACAGCATCCTCTGCGAGCAGCCTGTTGCGGGAGGGAGCCAGTGggagagctggggagcaggagggactGTGGGGTGGGCAAGAGATGGGAGAATAGGGCAAGGAGATGGGGCTAGGCTCAGCGGGGAGTGGGGTGGGGGCTGGGACTTGGTGAGGGCAGCATAGCATGGAGGGGGCCCAGTGAGCCCAGCTGTCAGGGTCCCTCAGATCCAGACCAATCTTTGGTCTCCCATCACAAAAATCAGGGTCACCCACCTCAACACCCAGAACACCGCCTCAATACCCAGCCCGTCATTGCCTCAGCGCACAGCCCTTCACCTCATCACTCaccacactgctgctgggatgaCCAGCCCATCACCTCAGCACCATTGCACCACACAGACCGCTCAGCCACAGGTGCAGCGAGGCAGACCTGGCTATGTCACCTTCCgcagctgggcacagctctgagcacaaGGCTTTTGAAGGATTATGTGGAGGATGGGAGAGatgaatgcttttgtttctggctCCTAAAACGCCATTGCAGCAGTGGGCAGCCACCTCCAGAGGCCCTGTACCCGCAGGTCTCCTCTCACTGCCCTCCACTCCATCTCAGCCAACACCAAAGCCACCAGCCCCGTGGCCTGCAGGCCCCCAAAGCCTCAGTGCTGTCACCTCCTCGCCACATCCTCTCACTATTCAAGTCACCCTGTCACCTCCTGCATGGGGCAGAGTGCCCCCGGATGAGCAGGAGCCCTGGGAATGGTGCTGCACACAGGGCCAGCTCGATGCCCTCAGCCCCCATTCCCTTCCTAGCCCAGCGGCAGCCATTCCTCATGCAGTGTGTGGCTGGTAGGcgtgcagctctcccagccaTGTTGCAGCAGCGCCCAGTGGCTCAGGAAGGCAGCGCTGCAATCACAGGAAGCCACTGGAGCACCCAGTGGGGGACCCAGGG is from Numida meleagris isolate 19003 breed g44 Domestic line chromosome 6, NumMel1.0, whole genome shotgun sequence and encodes:
- the MAPK8IP1 gene encoding C-Jun-amino-terminal kinase-interacting protein 1 isoform X2, whose translation is MAEREKGAASPPASSPFLGLHLASPPNFRLTHDISLEEFEDEDLSEITDECGISLHCKESLAGRVSRAGGAARAAGGGEGGRLQAEMLQLDLIDAAGDAPAEEQTAPEPLQKEPPPASTDSYRPKRPTTLNLFPQVPRSQDTLNNNSLGKKHSWQERVSRSSSPLKTGEQTPPHDHVCLSDEVNHQNSTTSTKDRGTSTESPCRRTAATQMAPACVASSRPPEKHQAASRPPPHGASVVVVTSRAPEAHRDRIRYQTDVRLEATEEIYLTPVQKNSDPLETEKPFLSQSSENRMSISSDIDTSSYSALAGKTNPSISEEDEVLDYMSSPDKTSLPRASCGGGSSGYRPGHSLQRASVSSDTSALSYDSVKYTLVVDENVQLELVSLKQCYSGYSDESDSATVYDNCVSSPYESAIGEEYEEDALKRESVCLSEDSTPEADIHFSKKFLNVFMSGRARSSSAESFGLFSCMINGEEQEQTHRAVFRFVPRHADELELEVDDPLLVEVQAEDYWYEAYNMRTGDRGIFPAYYAIEVTKDPDHITALAKSNDWVDQFRVKFLGSVQVPYHKGNDVLCAAMQKIATTRRLTVHFNPPSSCVLEISVRGVKIAVKADDSKEHSKVNKCSHFFQLKNISFCGYHPKNNKYFGFITKHPADHRFACHVFVSEESTKPLAESVGRAFQQFYKEYVEYTCPTEDIYLE
- the MAPK8IP1 gene encoding C-Jun-amino-terminal kinase-interacting protein 1 isoform X1, which translates into the protein MAEREKGAASPPASSPFLGLHLASPPNFRLTHDISLEEFEDEDLSEITDECGISLHCKESLAARGRVSRAGGAARAAGGGEGGRLQAEMLQLDLIDAAGDAPAEEQTAPEPLQKEPPPASTDSYRPKRPTTLNLFPQVPRSQGPRGAGGTWEPHPAGGTGTAKAPPGQLVPTSVQTCGEDTLNNNSLGKKHSWQERVSRSSSPLKTGEQTPPHDHVCLSDEVNHQNSTTSTKDRGTSTESPCRRTAATQMAPACVASSRPPEKHQAASRPPPHGASVVVVTSRAPEAHRDRIRYQTDVRLEATEEIYLTPVQKNSDPLETEKPFLSQSSENRMSISSDIDTSSYSALAGKTNPSISEEDEVLDYMSSPDKTSLPRASCGGGSSGYRPGHSLQRASVSSDTSALSYDSVKYTLVVDENVQLELVSLKQCYSGYSDESDSATVYDNCVSSPYESAIGEEYEEDALKRESVCLSEDSTPEADIHFSKKFLNVFMSGRARSSSAESFGLFSCMINGEEQEQTHRAVFRFVPRHADELELEVDDPLLVEVQAEDYWYEAYNMRTGDRGIFPAYYAIEVTKDPDHITALAKSNDWVDQFRVKFLGSVQVPYHKGNDVLCAAMQKIATTRRLTVHFNPPSSCVLEISVRGVKIAVKADDSKEHSKVNKCSHFFQLKNISFCGYHPKNNKYFGFITKHPADHRFACHVFVSEESTKPLAESVGRAFQQFYKEYVEYTCPTEDIYLE